A stretch of the Coprobacillus cateniformis genome encodes the following:
- the tsaD gene encoding tRNA (adenosine(37)-N6)-threonylcarbamoyltransferase complex transferase subunit TsaD encodes MSLILAIESSCDEMSVAILKDKRELLCNVVASQIDTHRLYGGVVPEIASRMHVECVSTVLKTALNEADVNMNDIDAIAVTKGPGLVGSLHVGMQAAKTLALAYHKPFIGVHHIAGHIYANELVEDIEYPCLCLVVSGGHSELVYMKSEFSFEVIGQTLDDAIGEAYDKAGRVLHLPYPGGPVIDKMAASGQHTYDLPLPLNDDSYNFSFSGLKSAVINLCHNAAQRGEDIVPADLACSFQEVALDVLVSKTIKAAKDYQVKEIIVAGGVSANRGLRKKLTADSPIKVLFPPMAYCTDNAAMIASAARVMYEHQQFSSLDLSVKPSYDLEEESIGE; translated from the coding sequence ATGAGTTTAATACTTGCAATTGAATCAAGTTGTGATGAAATGTCAGTAGCTATTTTAAAAGACAAGCGAGAATTGTTATGTAATGTTGTCGCATCACAAATTGATACACATCGTTTATATGGTGGAGTTGTACCAGAAATCGCAAGTCGTATGCATGTCGAATGTGTTTCAACTGTTTTAAAAACAGCTTTAAACGAAGCTGATGTTAATATGAATGATATAGATGCAATTGCTGTTACAAAAGGACCTGGATTAGTTGGGTCTTTACATGTTGGAATGCAGGCTGCAAAAACATTGGCTTTGGCTTATCATAAACCGTTTATTGGTGTTCATCATATTGCTGGACATATTTATGCCAATGAATTGGTCGAAGATATTGAATACCCTTGTCTATGTCTGGTTGTAAGTGGAGGACATAGTGAACTTGTTTATATGAAAAGTGAATTTTCTTTTGAAGTCATTGGCCAAACTTTAGATGATGCAATTGGTGAAGCATATGATAAAGCGGGCAGAGTTTTACACTTGCCATATCCTGGGGGACCAGTTATTGATAAAATGGCTGCTAGTGGTCAACACACATATGATTTACCATTACCATTAAATGATGATTCATATAATTTCTCATTTAGTGGATTAAAGTCAGCAGTAATTAACTTATGTCATAATGCTGCTCAACGTGGTGAAGATATTGTTCCTGCTGATTTGGCGTGTTCGTTTCAGGAAGTTGCTTTAGATGTATTGGTATCTAAAACAATAAAGGCTGCTAAAGATTATCAAGTGAAAGAGATTATAGTGGCAGGTGGTGTGAGTGCAAATAGAGGATTAAGGAAGAAATTAACTGCTGATAGTCCAATAAAAGTTTTATTTCCACCAATGGCCTATTGTACTGATAATGCTGCTATGATAGCTTCAGCAGCCAGAGTGATGTATGAACATCAGCAATTCTCGTCTCTTGACTTAAGTGTCAAACCGTCATATGATTTAGAAGAAGAAAGTATTGGTGAATAA
- the tsaE gene encoding tRNA (adenosine(37)-N6)-threonylcarbamoyltransferase complex ATPase subunit type 1 TsaE, whose amino-acid sequence MLTFVNQQDMIDFGEKLASYLFPGAILTLEGDLGAGKTTFTKGIGKGLGIQKIINSPTFTIVKIYQGNLPLYHFDAYRLEGQNEELGFEEMFEDEGVCVVEWPIYIQDILPQERLDITITKNDDESRTFAFQANGAQYQNIVEELKL is encoded by the coding sequence ATGTTAACATTTGTAAATCAACAAGACATGATTGATTTTGGTGAAAAATTAGCGTCATATTTATTCCCAGGAGCAATATTGACTTTAGAAGGTGATTTGGGAGCTGGGAAGACAACCTTTACAAAAGGGATTGGAAAAGGATTAGGAATTCAAAAGATTATTAATTCTCCAACATTTACAATTGTTAAGATATATCAAGGGAATCTTCCGTTATATCATTTCGATGCTTATCGTTTAGAAGGTCAAAATGAAGAATTAGGTTTTGAAGAAATGTTTGAAGATGAAGGGGTATGTGTTGTTGAATGGCCTATTTATATTCAAGACATATTACCACAAGAAAGACTAGACATTACAATTACCAAAAATGATGATGAATCACGAACTTTTGCTTTTCAAGCAAATGGAGCTCAATATCAAAATATAGTAGAGGAGTTGAAGTTATGA
- the rimI gene encoding ribosomal protein S18-alanine N-acetyltransferase has protein sequence MLIRAMDINDLERIVELEHILFTSTWDVSDFMYEILENQFSYNFVLEVDEQIVGYVGVWIMYEQSQITTVGIDPDYQGQGYGRLLMEEMLALAVSQGCEVMSLEVRVSNHKAISLYKGLGFENQAIRKNYYQDNHEDAYLMVKRLEGQE, from the coding sequence ATGCTTATAAGAGCAATGGATATAAATGATTTAGAGAGAATTGTTGAGTTAGAACATATTCTTTTTACATCAACTTGGGATGTTTCGGATTTCATGTACGAAATTTTAGAAAATCAATTTTCATATAATTTTGTTTTAGAAGTAGATGAGCAGATTGTTGGGTATGTAGGTGTTTGGATTATGTATGAACAATCGCAGATTACAACAGTAGGAATTGATCCTGATTATCAGGGGCAAGGTTATGGGAGACTATTAATGGAAGAGATGCTTGCCTTAGCAGTTTCTCAAGGTTGTGAAGTTATGAGTTTAGAAGTGCGTGTTTCCAATCATAAAGCTATTTCTTTATATAAAGGTCTGGGCTTTGAAAATCAGGCAATACGTAAAAATTATTATCAAGATAATCATGAAGATGCTTATTTAATGGTCAAAAGATTGGAGGGACAAGAATGA
- the tsaB gene encoding tRNA (adenosine(37)-N6)-threonylcarbamoyltransferase complex dimerization subunit type 1 TsaB: MTSLIMDTSNQYLMVALYRDGQCLEMVQELGSKRQSENAIPYLSSLLKKHQLQLLDIDEMIITKGPGSYTGVRVAMTIAKTLSVVSSIHIKVISSLAAYAGLKTCVSVIDARSQKVFVCAYQNGQALGEEQLLAIKDFDEFMKTYEGYQVVGQCEVVKLPLAEVNLGQNLYELSQKIEPIENVDALVPCYLKDVEAKQICL; this comes from the coding sequence ATGACAAGCTTGATTATGGATACATCTAATCAGTATTTAATGGTGGCGTTGTATCGAGATGGACAATGTTTAGAAATGGTTCAAGAACTTGGGTCAAAGAGACAGTCAGAAAATGCTATACCTTATTTGTCATCTTTGCTTAAGAAACATCAACTTCAATTATTAGATATTGATGAAATGATTATTACAAAAGGACCAGGATCTTATACTGGTGTCAGAGTTGCAATGACAATAGCCAAAACATTGAGTGTGGTTTCATCAATTCATATAAAAGTTATATCTTCTTTGGCAGCTTATGCGGGATTGAAGACATGTGTATCAGTCATTGATGCACGAAGTCAGAAAGTTTTTGTTTGTGCTTATCAGAATGGTCAGGCGTTAGGTGAAGAACAGTTGCTTGCGATTAAAGATTTTGATGAATTTATGAAAACTTATGAAGGATATCAGGTTGTAGGACAATGTGAAGTTGTTAAACTTCCTTTGGCTGAGGTTAATTTAGGACAGAATCTTTATGAGTTATCACAAAAAATTGAACCTATTGAAAATGTAGATGCGTTAGTTCCTTGCTATTTAAAAGATGTTGAGGCAAAACAAATATGCTTATAA